Proteins encoded together in one Leptospira meyeri window:
- a CDS encoding DUF1554 domain-containing protein, whose product MTRITMYDLQKYKELNSLFHSFLKFTFAFIISFGLVTNCSPSQLENTCDVNSESFSKTVVAKFMLGDESHPCFSANVSNRSGFTVGGKISGLTGSGLILILNQNISLMIPSGSTEFVFPIQVPVGANYEVNFAKQADGNYCELVNSIGTVSNKNVNDIEINCQASCLNCIIFITQNGYPANIGKASNFDSFCHSDPNYPGSGNYKAMVVDGISRRASVTANTGDGQIDWVFKANQVYIRPNGTNIDTTNANGLFITSLSAPITTISSDHWTGLNLDWTSYLDGACLKWTTNATFELGNTGDAFTQDILTLTAGRGLQQCSVNRELVCVEQ is encoded by the coding sequence TTGACACGAATAACAATGTACGATTTGCAAAAGTATAAAGAACTAAATTCCCTTTTTCATTCTTTCCTTAAGTTTACTTTTGCTTTCATCATTTCCTTTGGCTTGGTCACAAATTGTTCTCCATCTCAACTAGAAAATACTTGTGATGTAAATTCAGAATCTTTTTCAAAAACCGTTGTAGCAAAATTCATGCTAGGTGACGAAAGTCATCCTTGTTTTTCAGCGAATGTATCAAATCGATCAGGATTTACTGTTGGTGGGAAAATTTCTGGTCTAACAGGAAGCGGATTGATACTCATTTTAAATCAGAACATTTCCCTTATGATTCCTTCGGGTAGCACTGAGTTTGTTTTTCCCATTCAGGTCCCCGTTGGTGCAAATTACGAAGTAAATTTTGCAAAGCAAGCAGACGGTAACTATTGTGAGTTGGTAAATTCTATAGGGACAGTCTCCAACAAAAACGTAAACGATATCGAAATTAACTGCCAGGCTTCCTGTTTAAATTGTATTATATTTATCACCCAAAATGGATACCCTGCCAATATTGGAAAAGCATCTAACTTTGATTCCTTTTGTCATTCGGATCCAAACTACCCTGGTTCTGGAAATTATAAAGCAATGGTCGTCGATGGAATATCGAGACGAGCGAGTGTCACTGCAAATACGGGAGATGGTCAAATTGACTGGGTTTTTAAGGCAAACCAAGTGTATATAAGACCAAATGGAACGAATATAGATACAACGAATGCTAATGGATTATTTATCACAAGTTTATCCGCTCCAATAACAACAATTAGCTCTGACCATTGGACAGGACTCAATTTAGATTGGACATCCTATTTAGATGGGGCTTGTTTGAAGTGGACCACCAATGCAACTTTTGAACTTGGGAACACAGGAGATGCCTTTACTCAAGATATTTTGACCCTAACGGCAGGAAGAGGGTTACAACAATGTTCCGTGAATCGCGAGTTAGTTTGTGTCGAACAATAG
- a CDS encoding helix-turn-helix transcriptional regulator has protein sequence MSVFFLVPLFASLANVSCFIENITRDHRFHRLLSLFYFTIGVQNAATAALCFASDETTGLAFWIFQCHSFFLLAPVLVAICSFCTGRRLLNRGTISIAVYALVVDLLCSSMPKSVVYGFAKFSFGMAPLLTQVGGILGGSVHFFAIVLSLYFVLFPLEWNSFFERRTFFVALCIWWFGLFSNFLPMYGFDFPPLHPVVDATLSVLLSIYLNRFNASKPSVYSLIASILISLAVGLLLGIIVLSVLPIFVYREFFVSIVTTLTSLLFFAYLLKTTLKDNRPNFSFSLPLEHFGLSKQELRICELIAEGHSRSFIRLILNVSDGTLRNHLKNIYGKVLPESNSTSKDQLQRLTVFLSKQKIAQ, from the coding sequence ATGAGTGTATTCTTTTTAGTTCCGTTGTTTGCATCTTTGGCAAATGTAAGTTGTTTTATTGAAAATATCACTCGTGACCATCGTTTTCACCGACTCTTAAGTCTGTTTTATTTTACAATTGGGGTTCAGAATGCTGCAACAGCAGCCCTTTGTTTTGCTTCTGATGAAACTACGGGCCTCGCTTTTTGGATCTTCCAATGCCATTCTTTTTTTCTATTAGCTCCGGTTCTTGTCGCAATTTGTTCGTTTTGTACGGGAAGGCGACTTCTCAATCGAGGGACCATCTCCATCGCAGTATATGCTTTGGTAGTGGATTTACTTTGTTCCTCTATGCCAAAATCGGTTGTATACGGGTTTGCAAAATTTTCTTTTGGGATGGCCCCACTCCTAACTCAGGTTGGTGGAATCCTGGGTGGTTCTGTTCATTTTTTTGCGATTGTTTTGTCTTTATATTTTGTCCTTTTCCCATTGGAATGGAATTCCTTTTTTGAACGTCGAACCTTTTTCGTTGCTCTTTGTATTTGGTGGTTCGGATTGTTCTCCAACTTTTTACCAATGTATGGATTTGATTTTCCACCGCTTCATCCAGTTGTAGATGCCACATTGTCCGTTCTATTATCAATTTATTTAAATCGTTTTAATGCCTCAAAACCCAGTGTTTATAGTTTAATCGCATCCATTTTAATTTCTCTCGCGGTGGGGTTACTTCTTGGTATCATTGTTTTAAGTGTTCTTCCGATCTTTGTTTATAGAGAATTTTTCGTCTCTATTGTGACAACTCTTACAAGTCTTTTGTTTTTTGCATATTTGCTAAAGACTACTCTCAAAGACAACAGACCCAATTTTTCTTTTTCGTTACCTCTTGAACACTTTGGATTGTCCAAACAAGAATTACGAATTTGTGAGTTGATTGCGGAAGGTCATAGTCGTTCTTTTATTCGGCTCATCCTTAATGTTTCAGATGGAACATTAAGGAACCATTTAAAAAATATATATGGAAAAGTTCTTCCGGAGTCTAACTCTACATCAAAAGACCAACTACAACGTCTGACTGTATTTTTATCCAAACAGAAAATTGCACAATAA
- the eutC gene encoding ethanolamine ammonia-lyase subunit EutC encodes MTFLEEWKQFSQARIGLNRTGGSIATKDMLKFRLDHARARDAVLLSPDFLGLLENLNFLGKEKNIPGVFVESRVQSKEEYLLRPDLGRRLSHSSLEKLQKLRGEFDLVLIGVDGLSAKALDENLIPFLKLLMKEINQTDLRIGPLILSKWGRVAIGDEIGEVLNSNISIVVIGERPGLSSADSLGVYITYRPQVGKTDESRNCISNIRPGGFVFESAVKKTMYLLKESMQRQLSGVGLKDEMPPEFLLQSKDIRKVSESN; translated from the coding sequence GTGACTTTTTTAGAAGAATGGAAACAATTTAGTCAAGCAAGGATCGGATTGAACCGTACCGGAGGTTCTATTGCCACCAAAGATATGTTAAAGTTTCGGTTGGACCATGCAAGGGCCAGGGATGCTGTTTTGCTGAGTCCGGATTTTTTAGGGTTACTCGAAAACTTAAACTTCTTAGGCAAAGAAAAAAATATCCCCGGTGTATTTGTCGAGAGCAGAGTTCAATCCAAAGAAGAGTATTTGTTGCGACCGGACTTGGGGAGAAGGTTGTCACACAGCTCTTTGGAAAAACTACAAAAGTTAAGAGGTGAATTTGATCTCGTTTTAATTGGTGTTGATGGCCTTTCAGCAAAAGCACTCGATGAAAATTTGATTCCATTTCTAAAACTTTTAATGAAAGAAATCAATCAAACGGATTTACGGATAGGGCCACTTATACTTTCAAAGTGGGGAAGAGTCGCGATTGGGGACGAAATTGGTGAGGTTTTGAATTCAAATATTTCTATCGTCGTGATTGGGGAACGTCCAGGTTTGTCTTCTGCTGATAGTTTGGGAGTATATATCACCTATAGACCACAAGTTGGTAAAACTGATGAAAGCCGCAATTGTATTTCCAATATAAGACCGGGTGGTTTTGTTTTTGAAAGTGCTGTAAAAAAAACAATGTATCTTCTCAAAGAATCAATGCAGAGACAATTATCAGGTGTAGGGTTAAAAGATGAAATGCCACCGGAGTTTTTATTGCAATCAAAAGATATACGAAAGGTCTCTGAATCCAATTGA
- a CDS encoding cysteine-rich CWC family protein has translation MEKFKSQTLKMLNENQIDRKHEEKICPHCLRIFECKVGSISLCQCTKVTLSLEEREYLATQYADCLCYHCMQTLAFEFRINKSYKTITWSF, from the coding sequence TTGGAAAAATTCAAATCACAAACTTTAAAAATGTTGAATGAGAATCAAATCGATCGGAAACATGAAGAAAAAATTTGTCCCCATTGTTTACGAATTTTTGAATGTAAGGTCGGTTCCATTAGTCTTTGTCAATGTACGAAAGTGACTCTATCCTTAGAAGAAAGAGAATACTTGGCAACACAATATGCAGATTGTCTTTGTTACCATTGTATGCAAACTTTAGCTTTTGAATTCAGAATTAACAAATCCTATAAGACAATCACCTGGAGTTTTTGA